From Bradyrhizobium sp. NDS-1, the proteins below share one genomic window:
- the urtC gene encoding urea ABC transporter permease subunit UrtC, whose protein sequence is MINSRFFNRSELMGFIALAAVLFVILPLTLDVFRLNLVAKYLTYAFVALGLVLCWGYGGILSLGQGVFFGLGGYCMAMFLKLEASSVENTKIQSTPGIPDFMDWNQITSLPLFWQPFHSLTFTILAIILVPGLFALIIGTAMFKRRVGGTYFAIITQAVAAILTILIVGQQGYTGGINGMTDLRTLKGWDIRPDHAKVILYFVEVVLLFACIGIAQFIRLTKLGRILVAMREQEDRVRFSGYSVANFKIFAFCMAAVFAAIGGAMFALNVGFMSPSFVGIVPSIEMVIYTAVGGRMSIFGAIWGALLVNFAKTSLSESFPQLWLFGLGALFIAVVLAFPNGLSGLWADYVQPRIDRLFGSRKPKPDWNGSSVADGAPAE, encoded by the coding sequence ATGATCAACTCACGCTTCTTCAATCGATCCGAACTCATGGGCTTCATCGCCCTGGCCGCCGTGCTGTTCGTGATCCTGCCCCTGACGCTGGACGTGTTCCGCCTCAATCTGGTCGCGAAATACCTGACCTACGCTTTTGTCGCGCTCGGCCTGGTGCTGTGCTGGGGCTATGGCGGCATCCTGAGCCTTGGCCAGGGCGTGTTCTTCGGCCTCGGCGGCTATTGCATGGCGATGTTCCTCAAGCTCGAGGCTTCGAGCGTCGAGAACACCAAGATCCAGTCGACGCCCGGTATCCCCGATTTCATGGACTGGAACCAGATCACGTCATTGCCGCTGTTCTGGCAGCCCTTTCACAGCCTCACCTTCACGATCCTCGCCATCATCCTGGTCCCGGGTCTGTTTGCCCTGATCATCGGCACCGCGATGTTCAAGCGCCGTGTCGGCGGCACGTACTTCGCGATCATCACCCAGGCCGTCGCGGCCATCCTCACCATCCTGATCGTCGGACAACAGGGCTATACCGGCGGCATCAACGGCATGACCGATTTGCGCACGCTCAAGGGCTGGGACATCCGGCCCGACCACGCCAAGGTCATCCTGTATTTCGTCGAGGTGGTGCTGCTGTTCGCCTGCATCGGCATCGCGCAGTTCATCCGCCTGACCAAGCTCGGCCGCATCCTGGTGGCGATGCGCGAACAGGAGGACCGCGTCCGCTTCTCCGGCTACAGCGTTGCCAATTTCAAGATCTTTGCCTTTTGCATGGCCGCGGTCTTCGCCGCGATCGGAGGCGCCATGTTCGCGCTCAATGTCGGTTTCATGTCGCCGTCCTTCGTCGGCATCGTGCCGTCGATCGAGATGGTGATCTACACCGCCGTCGGCGGACGGATGTCGATCTTCGGCGCGATATGGGGCGCCCTCCTGGTGAATTTCGCCAAGACCAGCCTGTCCGAATCCTTCCCGCAACTCTGGCTGTTCGGCCTCGGCGCGCTGTTCATCGCGGTCGTGCTCGCCTTCCCGAACGGTCTGTCCGGGCTCTGGGCTGACTACGTGCAGCCGCGCATCGATCGGCTGTTTGGCTCACGCAAGCCGAAACCCGACTGG
- the urtB gene encoding urea ABC transporter permease subunit UrtB has product MFGDYSLGDLGSIFVMQGFAGLILFSVYVLMALGLAIIFGQMGVINMAHGEFMILGAYVTWMTSNLFQAHLPSLFSGYFFLAMILAFVASGALGMLVEWVLIRHLYKRPLDTLLATWGLSLMLQQAYRSVFGAREVGVELPQWMLGSLHVTESIEVPINGVFVMCLTVLITISVAYVMYKSRWGRQVRAVVQNRIMAGAVGINTEKVDRYTFGLGCGIAGIAGSAFTMIGSTGPTSGQLYIVDTFLVVVFGGAASLLGTIASAFSISQTQSTLEFFMSGSMAKVLTLLAVVGILMLRPQGLFALKVRK; this is encoded by the coding sequence ATGTTCGGCGACTACTCGCTTGGTGATCTCGGCTCCATTTTCGTCATGCAGGGGTTTGCCGGACTGATCCTGTTCTCGGTCTATGTCCTGATGGCGCTCGGGCTCGCCATCATCTTCGGCCAGATGGGCGTCATCAACATGGCCCATGGCGAGTTCATGATTCTCGGGGCCTACGTTACCTGGATGACCTCCAATCTCTTCCAGGCCCATCTGCCAAGCCTGTTCAGCGGCTACTTTTTCCTCGCGATGATCCTGGCCTTTGTCGCATCCGGCGCGCTGGGAATGCTGGTGGAATGGGTACTGATACGTCACCTCTATAAGCGCCCGCTCGATACGCTGCTCGCCACCTGGGGTCTCAGCCTGATGCTGCAGCAGGCCTATCGCTCCGTCTTCGGCGCGCGCGAGGTCGGGGTCGAGCTGCCGCAGTGGATGCTGGGCTCGCTGCATGTCACTGAGAGCATCGAAGTGCCGATCAACGGCGTCTTCGTGATGTGTCTCACCGTTTTGATCACGATCTCGGTCGCCTACGTGATGTACAAATCGCGTTGGGGCCGCCAGGTGCGCGCTGTCGTGCAGAACCGCATCATGGCCGGCGCCGTCGGCATCAACACCGAAAAAGTCGACCGCTACACGTTCGGCCTCGGTTGCGGCATCGCCGGAATCGCCGGCAGCGCCTTCACCATGATCGGCTCGACCGGGCCGACGTCCGGGCAGCTCTACATCGTCGATACGTTCCTGGTGGTTGTGTTTGGCGGCGCCGCGAGCCTGCTCGGCACCATCGCCTCGGCCTTCTCGATCTCGCAGACGCAATCCACGCTCGAATTCTTCATGTCGGGCTCGATGGCCAAGGTGCTCACGCTGCTCGCCGTTGTCGGCATCCTGATGCTGCGGCCGCAGGGTCTTTTCGCCCTCAAGGTTCGCAAATAG